A single window of Vigna unguiculata cultivar IT97K-499-35 chromosome 1, ASM411807v1, whole genome shotgun sequence DNA harbors:
- the LOC114173168 gene encoding translin, translating into MQYMKPAFRNVAPHCHVFSRSLNPNPLLLVSPFRRPETFHLSAPVSCFSSSMAEPQSSLEKQFDSFRVQLEQSGTLRDRIRSVVSEIESSTRLIYATLLLVHQSRPTPGLLEKAKSQVSVLKEQYKELAEVLGGSSGQYYRYHGDWKSETQTVVSMLTFMHWLETGSLLEHKEAEEKLGLGSDFGLDVEDYLIGVCFMSNELPRYVVNQVTAGNYDCPKKVVKFLTDLHAAFRMLNLRNDFLRKKFDGMKYDLRKVEEVYYDVKIRGLTPNGETIGDLEIKEPKDNL; encoded by the exons ATGCAATATATGAAACCAGCGTTTCGAAATGTGGCACCCCACTGCCACGTTTTCTCTCGATCCTTAAACCCTAACCCTCTCCTTCTCGTATCCCCGTTTCGGAGACCCGAAACGTTTCACCTTTCAGCCCCCGTTTCGTGCTTCTCCTCCTCAATGGCGGAGCCTCAGTCGTCGCTAGAGAAGCAGTTCGACTCGTTTAGGGTTCAGTTGGAACAATCTGGAACGCTCCGCGACCGAATTCGAAGCGTCGTTTCGGAGATTGAGTCCTCCACTAGGCTCATCTATGCCACTCTTCTTCTCGTTCATCAGTCTCGCCCCACTCCCG GGCTTTTAGAGAAGGCCAAGTCTCAGGTCAGTGTGTTAAAGGAGCAGTATAAGGAACTCGCTGAAGTTCTTGGAGGAAGCTCTGGGCAATACTATCG GTATCATGGTGATTGGAAGAGTGAAACACAGACTGTAGTTTCGATGCTTACGTTCATGCACTGGCTAGAAACAGGAAGCCTTCTCGAGCACAAAGAGGCTGAGGAAAAACTTGGGT TGGGTTCAGACTTTGGTCTAGACGTTGAAGACTACTTAATAG GTGTCTGTTTTATGTCTAATGAATTG CCAAGGTATGTGGTGAATCAAGTGACAGCTGGGAACTACGATTGTCCAAAGAAGGTCGTAAAGTTCTTGACAGACCTCCATGCTGCATTTCGTATGCTTAATCTTCGCAATGATTTTTTGCGAAAGAAGTTTGATG GCATGAAGTATGACCTAAGAAAAGTAGAAGAAGTTTATTATGATGTTAAAATTCGGGGTTTGACACCGAATGGTGAGACAATTGGAGACCTGGAGATCAAGGAACCAAAGGACAATCTTTAG
- the LOC114187162 gene encoding serine/threonine-protein kinase PCRK1-like, whose translation MKCFTFSYGEKKDEPKGLRSTSGRSENSTCADIRRSGSELNSQEVSDNGSTESLRRNAIPSLSQRSSNLRVFTVSELKSATKNFSRSVMIGEGGFGCVYLGLIKSVEVPSGRIEVAVKQLSKRGMQGHREWVTEVNVLGVVEHPNLVKLVGYCAEDDERGIQRLLIYEYMPNRSVEHHLSHRSEAPLSWSRRLKIARDAARGLTYLHEEMGFQIIFRDFKSSNILLDEQWNAKLSDFGLARLGPSDGLTHVSTAVVGTMGYASPEYVQTGRLTSKNDVWSYGVFLYELITGRHPIDRNRPRGEQKLLEWIRPYLSDGRKFQLILDPRLDKKQIFKSAQRLSMIANRCLVKNPKNRPKMSEVLEMVNGMVESSSSCSSPQLPLRSVSRVESSQDTETNNKKRTMDQKPGESNWFARMWRPKLVRTC comes from the exons ATGAAGTGTTTTACATTCTCCTATGGAGAGAAGAAAGATGAGCCTAAAGGCTTGCGATCAACATCGGGCCGGTCGGAGAATTCCACGTGTGCTGATATTAGAAGATCTGGTTCTGAGTTAAATTCTCAGGAAGTTTCAGACAATGGCAGCACAGAATCTCTCAGGAGGAATGCAATACCCAGTTTGTCCCAGAGGTCCAGCAACCTCAGAGTGTTTACTGTTTCTGAACTGAAATCAGCCACAAAGAATTTCAGTCGCTCTGTTATGATTGGAGAAGGCGGGTTTGGGTGTGTCTACCTGGGATTGATCAAAAGTGTGGAGGTCCCCTCTGGAAGAATTGAAGTTGCAGTTAAACAGCTTAGTAAAAGAGGAATGCAG GGGCACAGGGAATGGGTGACAGAAGTGAATGTTCTTGGTGTTGTTGAGCATCCGAATCTTGTGAAACTAGTGGGTTATTGTGCAGAAGATGATGAAAGAGGAATCCAGCGGCTTCTGATTTATGAATACATGCCTAACAGAAGTGTGGAACACCATTTATCCCACCGATCAGAGGCTCCTCTCTCATGGAGTAGGAGATTGAAAATAGCACGAGATGCAGCTCGTGGATTAACATACCTGCATGAAGAAATGGGTTTTCAG ATAATTTTCAGAgatttcaaatcttcaaatatCCTTTTGGATGAACAATGGAATGCAAAGCTCTCAGACTTTGGGTTGGCTAGGTTGGGACCATCAGATGGACTGACTCATGTCTCAACCGCG GTTGTGGGAACAATGGGATATGCATCTCCAGAATATGTTCAAACTGGACGTCTAACATCAAAGAATGATGTGTGGAGCTACGGTGTCTTCCTTTATGAACTCATCACCGGTAGGCACCCTATAGATCGAAATCGCCCCAGAGGTGAGCAGAAGCTCTTGGAATGGATAAGGCCATACCTATCAGATGGGAGGAAATTTCAACTGATATTAGACCCAAGACTTGATAAGAAACAAATCTTCAAATCGGCCCAGAGACTTTCTATGATAGCAAACCGATGCTTGGTAAAAAATCCAAAGAATCGCCCAAAGATGAGTGAGGTATTGGAAATGGTGAATGGGATGGTAGAATCATCCTCATCCTGTTCCAGTCCACAATTGCCCTTGAGGAGTGTGTCAAGAGTGGAAAGTTCCCAGGATACTGAAACAAATAACAAGAAACGGACCATGGATCAGAAGCCTGGAGAAAGTAATTGGTTTGCTAGGATGTGGAGACCAAAGCTTGTAAGAACATGTTGA
- the LOC114171481 gene encoding uncharacterized protein LOC114171481 — translation MVLYEHSDVFQWGLNLLDGDPAYGPGYYGNIIQHDSGDIYNGHYFHSHYDNECNHVENDEIIARTLQEEFSQLEIAESSGYFQQGEQQFHVPETQPAYDWHNSSMMNYCSGDHDYAQEGVGDGEPSSSCSSPCETEEYSLELTDNYPLDDEVGRRLSQMIPIPHVPKINGEIPSIDEATSDHQRLLDRLQLYDFAENKVQGDGNCQFRALSDQLYHAPDHHKFVRRQVVNQLKSNPEIYDGYVPMEYDDYLDKMSKSGEWGDHVTLQAAADSYGVRIFVMTSFKDTCCIEILPHFENPKGVIFLSFWAEVHYNSIYPQGDIPSNESRKKKRWWSFGSKH, via the exons ATGGTTTTGTATGAGCATTCAGATGTTTTTCAGTGGGGTCTTAATCTTCTTGATGGTGACCCTGCTTATGGTCCTGGATACTATGGCAACATAATTCAACATGATTCTGGAGACATCTATAATGGACACTACTTCCATAGCCATTATGATAATGAATGTAACCATGTAGAGAATGATGAGATCATTGCCCGTACACTTCAAGAAGAGTTTTCACAGCTAGAGATTGCTGAATCTTCTGGATATTTTCAGCAAGGTGAACAACAGTTCCATGTTCCTGAGACTCAGCCTGCATATGATTGGCATAACTCTTCAATGATGAACTACTGTTCGGGAG ATCATGATTATGCTCAAGAAGGAGTTGGTGATGGAGAACCCTCTAGTTCATGTTCTAGTCCTTGTGAAACAGAGGAATATTCATTGGAGCTAACTGACAATTATCCACTTGATGATGAAGTTGGGAGGAGATTGAGTCAAATGATACCGATTCCC CATGTTCCAAAAATTAATGGTGAAATTCCTTCAATTGACGAAGCAACTTCAGATCATCAAAGGCTTCTGGATAG ATTGCAGTTATATGACTTTGCGGAGAACAAAGTACAAGGCGACGGTAATTGTCAG TTCCGAGCACTGTCTGATCAATTGTATCACGCACCTGATCACCACAAGTTTGTGAGACGACAAGTTGTCAATCAG CTTAAATCTAATCCAGAGATTTATGATGGATATGTTCCCATGGAGTACGATGATTATTTGGACAAGATGTCTAA GAGTGGCGAATGGGGTGATCATGTTACTCTTCAAGCAGCTGCAGATTCG TATGGTGTAAGAATATTTGTGATGACTTCTTTCAAGGACACCTGTTGCATAGAGATACTTCCTCATTTTGAGAACCCAAAAGGAG TGATTTTCCTGAGTTTCTGGGCAGAGGTGCACTACAACTCCATTTATCCCCAAGGAg ATATACCATCAAATGAAtctagaaagaagaaaaggtgGTGGAGCTTTGGCAGCAAGCATTAG
- the LOC114191898 gene encoding RNA polymerase sigma factor sigF, chloroplastic-like isoform X3 has product MFSSSPPFPSSSSSSVMMLHEQAAPAVASWSSSSTARHFPTSVLLQEQREEYRPLLHAYNKEATLNTRQMDMSSVQEKCNTGNPDQLVHDFVHQLHLRSHLQNLLTCYPTRELAASLTLQPVDNDSERPADGLPSNAVSLAQQALSASKQAASSVEVDDDDDPLSFGLASTSLVDSSPKRNKIVRSTRIIERRSKQRKASKSILLDEESYLDRKSYVQRKLRLEKKLNEGFDQNDPLRMFLSGPESRQLLTREEESELITQLQDFSRLEEVKIRLQSQLRREPTLAEWADVLGLSCCALQTQLHCVKRSKEKLFHANMRMVVHIAKHYQGRGLSLQDLLQEGSTGLMKSIDKFKPGAGCRFGTYAYWWIRHSIRKAIFLHSRTIRIPENLYRLLGKVIEAKKSFIQEGNIHPSKEELARRVGITIDKLETLLFASRHPISMQQTVWADQETTFQVDPRTEQDIQETTIVPD; this is encoded by the exons ATGTTCTCTTCCTCTCCACCGTTTCCTTCATCTTCTTCGTCTTCCG TTATGATGCTTCATGAACAAGCTGCTCCAGCAGTTGCATCCTGGTCCTCTAGTTCTACAGCTCGGCATTTTCCTACCTCTGTTCTTTTACAAGAACAGCGTGAGGAGTATAGGCCCTTACTGCACGCGTATAATAAGgag GCAACGTTAAATACAAGGCAGATGGATATGTCCTCAGTTCAAGAGAAATGCAACACAGGAAATCCTGATCAGTTGGTGCATGATTTTGTTCACCAGTTGCATCTCCGGTCTCATTTACAGAACTT ACTGACTTGTTATCCTACTAGGGAACTTGCTGCTTCTTTGACTCTTCAGCCTGTGGATAACGACTCAGAGAGGCCTGCAGATGGTCTGCCAAGTAATGCGGTTTCTCTTGCTCAGCAAGCTTTGTCAGCCTCAAAGCAAGCAGCTTCATCAGTTGaagttgatgatgatgatgatccaCTTTCTTTTGG TTTGGCCTCCACAAGTTTGGTTGACTCTTCACCGAAAAGGAATAAAATTGTGAGGTCAACACGGATTATAGAAAGACGATCTAAACAGAGAAAAGCATCAAAGTCAATACTCCTTGATGAAGAAAGTTACCTTGACAGAAAATCTTATGTACAGAGAAAGTTAcgtttagaaaagaaattaaatgaaggatttgatcaaaatgacccCCTGCGCATGTTCTTGTCGGGTCCTGAATCAAGGCAACTTTTGACCCGTGAAGAAGAGTCTGAATTGATTACTCAGCTTCAG GATTTCTCAAGATTGGAAGAAGTAAAGATCAGGCTTCAATCTCAGTTAAGACGGGAACCAACTTTAGCTGAATGGGCTGATGTCTTGGGCCTTAGTTGTTGTGCCCTGCAGACACAGCTTCATTGTGTTAAGAGAAGCAAAGAAAAGCTGTTTCATGCCAATATGCGCATGGTAGTTCACATTGCTAAACATTATCAGGGACGTGGTCTCAGCCTTCAGGACTTATTACAG GAGGGAAGTACGGGTCTTATGAAGAGCATTGACAAATTTAAACCAGGAGCTGGTTGCCGATTTGGTACTTACGCATACTGGTGGATAAGGCATTCGATAAGGAAGGCAATATTTCTGCATTCCAGGACTATCCGTATACCG GAGAATTTATATAGACTTTTGGGCAAGGTCATAGAAGCAAAGAAATCATTCATTCAGGAGGGAAACATTCACCCATCCAAAGAAGAATTAGCAAGAAGGGTGGGAATTACAATAGACAAGTTGGAAACTTTACTATTTGCTTCAAGACATCCAATTTCCATGCAGCAAACTGTGTGGGCGGACCAAGAGACAACTTTCCAG GTTGATCCTCGGACAGAACAAGACATTCAAGAGACCACGATCGTCCCCGACTAA
- the LOC114191898 gene encoding RNA polymerase sigma factor sigF, chloroplastic-like isoform X2 — protein sequence MFSSSPPFPSSSSSSVMMLHEQAAPAVASWSSSSTARHFPTSVLLQEQREEYRPLLHAYNKEATLNTRQMDMSSVQEKCNTGNPDQLVHDFVHQLHLRSHLQNLELAASLTLQPVDNDSERPADGLPSNAVSLAQQALSASKQAASSVEVDDDDDPLSFGLASTSLVDSSPKRNKIVRSTRIIERRSKQRKASKSILLDEESYLDRKSYVQRKLRLEKKLNEGFDQNDPLRMFLSGPESRQLLTREEESELITQLQDFSRLEEVKIRLQSQLRREPTLAEWADVLGLSCCALQTQLHCVKRSKEKLFHANMRMVVHIAKHYQGRGLSLQDLLQEGSTGLMKSIDKFKPGAGCRFGTYAYWWIRHSIRKAIFLHSRTIRIPENLYRLLGKVIEAKKSFIQEGNIHPSKEELARRVGITIDKLETLLFASRHPISMQQTVWADQETTFQEITADSAIEIPDVCVSKQLMRRHVHNLLNILSPKEKSIIRLRFGIEDGKEKTLQDIGKVFGLTKERVRQLESRALSKLKECLESQGLDAYSDLLI from the exons ATGTTCTCTTCCTCTCCACCGTTTCCTTCATCTTCTTCGTCTTCCG TTATGATGCTTCATGAACAAGCTGCTCCAGCAGTTGCATCCTGGTCCTCTAGTTCTACAGCTCGGCATTTTCCTACCTCTGTTCTTTTACAAGAACAGCGTGAGGAGTATAGGCCCTTACTGCACGCGTATAATAAGgag GCAACGTTAAATACAAGGCAGATGGATATGTCCTCAGTTCAAGAGAAATGCAACACAGGAAATCCTGATCAGTTGGTGCATGATTTTGTTCACCAGTTGCATCTCCGGTCTCATTTACAGAACTT GGAACTTGCTGCTTCTTTGACTCTTCAGCCTGTGGATAACGACTCAGAGAGGCCTGCAGATGGTCTGCCAAGTAATGCGGTTTCTCTTGCTCAGCAAGCTTTGTCAGCCTCAAAGCAAGCAGCTTCATCAGTTGaagttgatgatgatgatgatccaCTTTCTTTTGG TTTGGCCTCCACAAGTTTGGTTGACTCTTCACCGAAAAGGAATAAAATTGTGAGGTCAACACGGATTATAGAAAGACGATCTAAACAGAGAAAAGCATCAAAGTCAATACTCCTTGATGAAGAAAGTTACCTTGACAGAAAATCTTATGTACAGAGAAAGTTAcgtttagaaaagaaattaaatgaaggatttgatcaaaatgacccCCTGCGCATGTTCTTGTCGGGTCCTGAATCAAGGCAACTTTTGACCCGTGAAGAAGAGTCTGAATTGATTACTCAGCTTCAG GATTTCTCAAGATTGGAAGAAGTAAAGATCAGGCTTCAATCTCAGTTAAGACGGGAACCAACTTTAGCTGAATGGGCTGATGTCTTGGGCCTTAGTTGTTGTGCCCTGCAGACACAGCTTCATTGTGTTAAGAGAAGCAAAGAAAAGCTGTTTCATGCCAATATGCGCATGGTAGTTCACATTGCTAAACATTATCAGGGACGTGGTCTCAGCCTTCAGGACTTATTACAG GAGGGAAGTACGGGTCTTATGAAGAGCATTGACAAATTTAAACCAGGAGCTGGTTGCCGATTTGGTACTTACGCATACTGGTGGATAAGGCATTCGATAAGGAAGGCAATATTTCTGCATTCCAGGACTATCCGTATACCG GAGAATTTATATAGACTTTTGGGCAAGGTCATAGAAGCAAAGAAATCATTCATTCAGGAGGGAAACATTCACCCATCCAAAGAAGAATTAGCAAGAAGGGTGGGAATTACAATAGACAAGTTGGAAACTTTACTATTTGCTTCAAGACATCCAATTTCCATGCAGCAAACTGTGTGGGCGGACCAAGAGACAACTTTCCAG GAGATTACCGCAGACTCAGCAATTGAGATCCCAGATGTGTGTGTTTCAAAACAGCTAATGAGAAGGCATGTGCACAACCTCTTAAATATCTTAAGCCCTAAAGAAAAGAGCATAATCAGGCTAAGATTTGGTATTGAAGATGGCAAGGAAAAAACATTGCAAGATATAGGCAAGGTATTTGGTTTGACCAAGGAAAGGGTCCGACAGTTGGAGAGCCGAGCATTGTCCAAGCTCAAGGAGTGTCTTGAAAGTCAAGGACTCGACGCATACAGTGACTTGCTTATATAG
- the LOC114191898 gene encoding RNA polymerase sigma factor sigF, chloroplastic-like isoform X1 — protein MFSSSPPFPSSSSSSVMMLHEQAAPAVASWSSSSTARHFPTSVLLQEQREEYRPLLHAYNKEATLNTRQMDMSSVQEKCNTGNPDQLVHDFVHQLHLRSHLQNLLTCYPTRELAASLTLQPVDNDSERPADGLPSNAVSLAQQALSASKQAASSVEVDDDDDPLSFGLASTSLVDSSPKRNKIVRSTRIIERRSKQRKASKSILLDEESYLDRKSYVQRKLRLEKKLNEGFDQNDPLRMFLSGPESRQLLTREEESELITQLQDFSRLEEVKIRLQSQLRREPTLAEWADVLGLSCCALQTQLHCVKRSKEKLFHANMRMVVHIAKHYQGRGLSLQDLLQEGSTGLMKSIDKFKPGAGCRFGTYAYWWIRHSIRKAIFLHSRTIRIPENLYRLLGKVIEAKKSFIQEGNIHPSKEELARRVGITIDKLETLLFASRHPISMQQTVWADQETTFQEITADSAIEIPDVCVSKQLMRRHVHNLLNILSPKEKSIIRLRFGIEDGKEKTLQDIGKVFGLTKERVRQLESRALSKLKECLESQGLDAYSDLLI, from the exons ATGTTCTCTTCCTCTCCACCGTTTCCTTCATCTTCTTCGTCTTCCG TTATGATGCTTCATGAACAAGCTGCTCCAGCAGTTGCATCCTGGTCCTCTAGTTCTACAGCTCGGCATTTTCCTACCTCTGTTCTTTTACAAGAACAGCGTGAGGAGTATAGGCCCTTACTGCACGCGTATAATAAGgag GCAACGTTAAATACAAGGCAGATGGATATGTCCTCAGTTCAAGAGAAATGCAACACAGGAAATCCTGATCAGTTGGTGCATGATTTTGTTCACCAGTTGCATCTCCGGTCTCATTTACAGAACTT ACTGACTTGTTATCCTACTAGGGAACTTGCTGCTTCTTTGACTCTTCAGCCTGTGGATAACGACTCAGAGAGGCCTGCAGATGGTCTGCCAAGTAATGCGGTTTCTCTTGCTCAGCAAGCTTTGTCAGCCTCAAAGCAAGCAGCTTCATCAGTTGaagttgatgatgatgatgatccaCTTTCTTTTGG TTTGGCCTCCACAAGTTTGGTTGACTCTTCACCGAAAAGGAATAAAATTGTGAGGTCAACACGGATTATAGAAAGACGATCTAAACAGAGAAAAGCATCAAAGTCAATACTCCTTGATGAAGAAAGTTACCTTGACAGAAAATCTTATGTACAGAGAAAGTTAcgtttagaaaagaaattaaatgaaggatttgatcaaaatgacccCCTGCGCATGTTCTTGTCGGGTCCTGAATCAAGGCAACTTTTGACCCGTGAAGAAGAGTCTGAATTGATTACTCAGCTTCAG GATTTCTCAAGATTGGAAGAAGTAAAGATCAGGCTTCAATCTCAGTTAAGACGGGAACCAACTTTAGCTGAATGGGCTGATGTCTTGGGCCTTAGTTGTTGTGCCCTGCAGACACAGCTTCATTGTGTTAAGAGAAGCAAAGAAAAGCTGTTTCATGCCAATATGCGCATGGTAGTTCACATTGCTAAACATTATCAGGGACGTGGTCTCAGCCTTCAGGACTTATTACAG GAGGGAAGTACGGGTCTTATGAAGAGCATTGACAAATTTAAACCAGGAGCTGGTTGCCGATTTGGTACTTACGCATACTGGTGGATAAGGCATTCGATAAGGAAGGCAATATTTCTGCATTCCAGGACTATCCGTATACCG GAGAATTTATATAGACTTTTGGGCAAGGTCATAGAAGCAAAGAAATCATTCATTCAGGAGGGAAACATTCACCCATCCAAAGAAGAATTAGCAAGAAGGGTGGGAATTACAATAGACAAGTTGGAAACTTTACTATTTGCTTCAAGACATCCAATTTCCATGCAGCAAACTGTGTGGGCGGACCAAGAGACAACTTTCCAG GAGATTACCGCAGACTCAGCAATTGAGATCCCAGATGTGTGTGTTTCAAAACAGCTAATGAGAAGGCATGTGCACAACCTCTTAAATATCTTAAGCCCTAAAGAAAAGAGCATAATCAGGCTAAGATTTGGTATTGAAGATGGCAAGGAAAAAACATTGCAAGATATAGGCAAGGTATTTGGTTTGACCAAGGAAAGGGTCCGACAGTTGGAGAGCCGAGCATTGTCCAAGCTCAAGGAGTGTCTTGAAAGTCAAGGACTCGACGCATACAGTGACTTGCTTATATAG